A genomic stretch from Flavobacterium nitratireducens includes:
- a CDS encoding BamA/TamA family outer membrane protein, whose product MKKISAKISLFILIGIIIAACNAEKRVPKGKQLLASTQIAVNGKKTNNEDIHEQLYQKPNSTLLGFRLRLNLYNLANLNPDSTYQAKFTNNPGKYERKSKWLSAKQVDRLGKSFWYHGIHDFLKKTGEPPVIIDSTKTKKSVARLKYYYFNNGYFDVVVNSKHDTIKPKRGKIEYEITTNNAYLLDTITATISSPQLDSLYKTAKENPLIKPGNQFKTIDFSDEKNRLSNYFRNHGAYYFQPTSIVYDIDTIGKKNKANVNIKIGNNSYQDKDSTKTEPYKLYKISDVAIYTDFKPNTNKQNITDSISYENFKLYGIEKIKYRPKAITDAIFINKGNLFADYRTVLTSRYLSNLKIFNAPSIQYEIVKKDTLNNSLIAKIYLTPRKKYSFQASSDFTHSNIQDFGISFTPALTIRNIFNGAETLEISARANVGSSKDLANPNNQFFNVSEYGVDMKLNFPRIFFPFSTEKIIPKSMIPSTQIGIGYTSQKNIGLDKENFTGIFTYNWNPKQNNTSRFDLFNIQYVRNLNPLNYFNVYSSSYNALNEIAKTYNINPNYVDANNNLIIDKGTIGFTNDALTLNTNLTPQDPAYKEVLSITERRERLSEDNFILASSFTFSKTTKKDLKDNNFYQFKAKIESAGSLLSLISKTIGLNKNNAGNYKIFNLEYSEYGKAEFDYIKHWDLSRQNVFAFRSFFGIAVPFGNSDYIPFSRSYFAGGSNDNRAWQPYSLGPGKTESLLDFNEANMKIALSAEYRFKILGDLKGALFADAGNIWNVFDNVTDEKATFNNLSSLKDLALGSGFGLRYDLNFFVVRFDFGFKTFNPADESGKKWFRDYNFAHSVLNFGINYPF is encoded by the coding sequence TTGAAAAAAATTTCAGCAAAAATATCATTATTTATTCTAATAGGAATAATTATAGCTGCTTGTAACGCAGAAAAAAGAGTTCCAAAAGGAAAACAACTTCTTGCAAGTACTCAAATTGCAGTAAATGGCAAGAAAACCAACAACGAAGATATTCACGAACAATTATACCAAAAACCTAACAGCACCTTATTAGGCTTTCGCTTACGATTAAATCTCTATAATTTAGCTAATCTAAATCCTGACTCGACATACCAAGCAAAATTCACTAACAATCCTGGTAAATACGAAAGAAAATCCAAATGGCTATCAGCCAAACAAGTGGATCGCCTTGGCAAATCCTTTTGGTATCACGGTATTCATGATTTTTTAAAAAAAACGGGGGAACCACCTGTCATTATTGATTCTACAAAAACAAAGAAATCGGTAGCGAGACTTAAATATTATTATTTCAATAATGGTTATTTTGATGTGGTAGTCAATTCTAAACACGATACCATAAAACCTAAAAGAGGAAAAATTGAATACGAAATCACAACTAACAACGCCTATTTGTTGGATACAATAACGGCTACTATTAGTTCGCCACAACTAGATTCCTTATACAAAACAGCAAAAGAAAATCCATTAATTAAACCTGGGAACCAATTTAAAACGATCGATTTTTCGGATGAAAAAAACCGTCTTTCTAACTATTTCAGAAATCACGGAGCTTATTATTTTCAACCAACCTCTATTGTATACGACATAGATACTATTGGCAAAAAAAACAAAGCCAATGTGAATATTAAAATAGGAAATAACAGTTACCAAGACAAAGATTCGACCAAAACGGAACCTTATAAACTTTATAAAATAAGTGATGTTGCCATTTACACCGACTTTAAACCCAACACAAATAAGCAAAACATAACCGATAGTATTAGCTACGAGAATTTCAAATTATACGGAATTGAAAAAATTAAATACCGCCCTAAAGCAATTACAGATGCCATTTTTATAAACAAAGGAAATCTATTTGCCGATTACAGAACCGTACTTACATCAAGATACTTGAGCAATTTAAAAATTTTTAATGCTCCAAGTATCCAATACGAAATTGTCAAAAAAGACACATTAAACAATTCTTTAATAGCAAAAATATATCTTACTCCTAGAAAGAAATACAGCTTTCAAGCTTCTTCTGATTTTACCCATTCGAACATACAAGATTTTGGTATCTCATTTACCCCAGCATTAACCATTAGAAATATTTTTAATGGTGCTGAAACTTTAGAAATATCGGCCAGAGCCAATGTAGGTTCCTCAAAAGACTTAGCCAACCCCAATAACCAATTCTTCAATGTTTCTGAATATGGTGTGGATATGAAATTAAATTTTCCTAGAATATTTTTCCCTTTTTCTACCGAAAAAATCATCCCTAAAAGCATGATTCCTTCCACACAAATAGGAATTGGTTATACTTCGCAAAAAAATATTGGACTTGATAAAGAAAATTTCACTGGAATTTTTACGTATAACTGGAATCCAAAACAAAACAACACCTCTAGATTTGATTTGTTCAATATCCAATATGTTCGTAATCTGAATCCATTAAATTACTTTAACGTATATAGTTCTTCGTACAATGCCTTAAATGAAATTGCAAAAACCTACAATATCAATCCAAATTATGTAGATGCTAACAACAATTTAATTATTGACAAAGGTACAATTGGATTCACAAACGATGCCTTGACTCTGAATACTAATTTAACTCCCCAAGACCCCGCTTACAAAGAAGTTTTAAGTATTACTGAAAGAAGAGAACGACTAAGCGAAGATAATTTTATATTGGCTTCAAGTTTTACATTTTCAAAAACGACCAAAAAAGATCTAAAAGACAACAATTTTTATCAGTTTAAGGCCAAAATAGAATCGGCAGGTTCTTTACTTTCCTTGATTTCAAAAACAATTGGATTAAATAAAAACAATGCTGGAAATTATAAAATTTTCAACTTAGAATATTCAGAATATGGAAAAGCCGAATTTGATTACATCAAACATTGGGATTTATCCAGACAAAATGTGTTTGCCTTTCGAAGCTTTTTTGGAATTGCTGTCCCTTTTGGAAATTCAGATTACATTCCCTTCTCAAGAAGTTATTTTGCAGGAGGATCAAATGACAACAGAGCTTGGCAACCCTATAGTTTAGGACCTGGAAAAACAGAATCCTTATTGGATTTCAATGAAGCAAACATGAAAATTGCGCTTAGTGCTGAATATCGATTTAAAATTCTTGGAGACTTAAAAGGAGCTTTATTTGCCGATGCAGGAAACATCTGGAATGTATTTGATAATGTAACTGACGAAAAAGCAACTTTTAACAATTTGTCCAGTTTAAAAGATCTGGCATTAGGCTCTGGATTTGGACTTAGATACGATTTAAATTTCTTTGTTGTCCGATTTGATTTTGGATTTAAAACCTTCAATCCTGCGGATGAATCTGGAAAAAAATGGTTTAGAGATTATAATTTCGCACATTCAGTTTTAAATTTTGGAATAAATTATCCTTTCTAA
- the fbaA gene encoding class II fructose-bisphosphate aldolase encodes MAHNIKAGVATGDQVQEIFNYAKEKGFALPAVNVTGSNTINGVLETAAKLNAPVIIQFSNGGAQFNAGKGLSNAGEKAAIAGAIAGAKSIHTLAEAYGATVILHTDHCAKKLLPWIDGLLDASEEHFAATGKSLFSSHMIDLSEEPIEENIEICKTYLERMSKIGMTLEIELGITGGEEDGVDNSDVDSSKLYTQPEEVAYAYEELSKVSPRFTIAAAFGNVHGVYKPGNVKLTPKILKNSQDYVQQKFNTGHNPVDFVFHGGSGSTLEEIREGISYGVVKMNIDTDLQFAFTEGIRDFMVNNIDYLKTQIGNPTGPDAPNKKYYDPRKWIREGEVTFNTRLEQAFADLNNVNTL; translated from the coding sequence ATGGCACACAACATAAAAGCAGGTGTAGCAACTGGTGATCAGGTTCAAGAAATCTTTAATTATGCAAAAGAAAAAGGTTTTGCACTTCCAGCTGTAAATGTTACAGGATCAAATACAATTAATGGTGTACTTGAAACAGCTGCAAAATTAAATGCACCAGTTATTATCCAATTTTCAAATGGTGGAGCTCAATTTAATGCAGGTAAAGGACTTTCTAATGCAGGTGAAAAAGCAGCTATTGCAGGTGCAATTGCAGGTGCAAAAAGTATCCATACCTTAGCAGAAGCATACGGAGCTACTGTAATTTTACATACTGACCACTGTGCAAAAAAATTATTACCTTGGATCGATGGTTTATTAGATGCATCTGAAGAGCACTTTGCTGCTACAGGAAAATCTTTATTCAGTTCTCACATGATTGACTTATCAGAAGAGCCAATCGAAGAAAATATCGAAATTTGCAAAACATACCTAGAAAGAATGAGCAAAATTGGTATGACATTAGAAATCGAACTAGGAATCACTGGAGGTGAGGAAGATGGTGTAGACAACTCTGATGTTGACAGCTCAAAATTATACACACAACCAGAAGAAGTAGCTTATGCTTACGAAGAACTTTCTAAGGTAAGTCCTAGATTTACAATCGCTGCAGCTTTTGGAAACGTACACGGTGTTTACAAACCAGGAAACGTAAAATTAACTCCAAAAATCTTAAAAAACTCTCAAGATTACGTTCAACAAAAATTCAATACTGGACACAATCCTGTTGATTTCGTATTCCACGGAGGTTCTGGTTCTACATTAGAAGAAATCAGAGAAGGAATTAGCTACGGAGTAGTTAAAATGAACATTGACACTGATTTACAATTTGCTTTCACTGAAGGAATTCGTGATTTCATGGTAAACAATATTGATTATTTAAAAACACAAATTGGTAACCCAACTGGTCCTGATGCTCCAAACAAAAAGTATTATGACCCAAGAAAATGGATACGTGAAGGTGAAGTAACATTCAATACAAGACTTGAGCAAGCTTTTGCTGACTTGAACAACGTTAACACGTTATAA
- the accD gene encoding acetyl-CoA carboxylase, carboxyltransferase subunit beta: MAWFKRQEKGITTPTEQKMDVPKGLWYKSPTGKIIDAEELERNLFVSPEDGFHVRIGSATYFEILFDNNEFTELDPNITSKDPLNFVDTKKYADRLKDVMEKTKLKDAVRTAVGKSKGKDLVVCAMDFAFIGGSMGAVVGEKIARGIDYAIKHKLPFVMISKSGGARMMEAAYSLMQLAKTSVKLAQLSEAKLPYISLCTDPTTGGTTASYAMLGDINIAEPGALIGFAGPRVVKDTTGKDLPEGFQTAEFLLEHGFLDFITARKELKDKINLFIDLIQNNEIR, translated from the coding sequence ATGGCTTGGTTTAAAAGACAAGAAAAAGGAATCACAACTCCTACCGAACAAAAAATGGATGTTCCAAAGGGACTTTGGTACAAATCTCCTACTGGAAAAATTATTGATGCAGAAGAACTGGAACGCAATCTATTTGTAAGTCCAGAAGATGGTTTCCACGTGAGAATAGGTAGTGCTACTTATTTCGAAATCTTATTCGACAACAATGAATTTACTGAATTAGATCCTAACATCACTTCAAAAGATCCTTTGAACTTTGTAGATACAAAGAAATATGCTGATCGTTTGAAAGATGTTATGGAAAAAACAAAGCTTAAAGACGCTGTTCGTACCGCGGTTGGAAAATCAAAAGGAAAAGACTTAGTAGTTTGCGCTATGGATTTTGCTTTTATTGGCGGTTCTATGGGAGCTGTTGTAGGAGAAAAAATTGCCAGAGGAATTGATTACGCGATCAAACACAAATTACCATTTGTAATGATCTCTAAGTCTGGTGGTGCACGTATGATGGAAGCGGCTTATTCTTTAATGCAATTAGCTAAAACATCGGTAAAACTAGCCCAACTTTCTGAAGCTAAATTACCGTACATCTCTTTATGCACTGACCCAACTACTGGAGGAACAACTGCATCTTACGCTATGTTAGGAGACATCAACATTGCTGAGCCGGGCGCCTTAATTGGGTTTGCTGGACCACGTGTTGTTAAAGACACAACTGGTAAAGATTTACCAGAAGGTTTCCAAACTGCCGAATTCCTTTTAGAGCACGGTTTCTTAGATTTTATCACAGCCAGAAAAGAATTAAAAGACAAAATCAACTTGTTTATTGATTTGATTCAAAACAACGAAATTCGATAA
- a CDS encoding ABC transporter permease — MLLYLRLLKESFAFAINALRNNKLRTLLSLLGVTIGIFSIIAVLAAVDSLDKKITSDLSGLDKNTIYLMKFSFGPSDIPSWKREQFPNVKYDEYIYMKGAMTNTAELGYQIFTKSENIKYDSKIVSDVNIVPVSHEFIDIQGLEFERGRFYNESESSSGAKVIVLGKDIATNLFDDLDPIGKEVRLYGQRFKVIGVLKKIGASIFGQSNDTAVFIPVNFVRQSFGDNNTSLTNVIIFKPVDGVDMEAYKAEISQKLRAYRGIKAGEIDDFFINVFSGFTDFIDGIIGSMKIGGWVISGFSLLVGGFGIANIMFVSVKERTHLIGIQKSLGAKNRFILFQFLFEAIILSVIGGLIGLLLVWGIAVGLTKALDFEFVLGLDNILLGTGLAGIIGLISGILPAISASRLDPVEAIRTGM; from the coding sequence ATGTTGCTATATCTTCGATTATTGAAAGAGAGTTTTGCTTTTGCTATCAATGCACTGCGAAATAACAAATTACGCACCTTGCTTTCCTTACTTGGAGTTACAATTGGTATCTTTTCCATTATAGCAGTATTAGCAGCTGTCGATTCTCTGGATAAGAAAATCACGAGCGATTTGAGTGGCTTGGATAAAAACACCATTTATTTGATGAAATTTTCTTTTGGACCATCTGATATTCCCAGTTGGAAGCGCGAGCAATTTCCTAATGTAAAATACGATGAGTATATTTATATGAAAGGGGCTATGACGAATACGGCAGAGTTAGGCTATCAAATTTTTACCAAATCAGAAAATATTAAATACGATTCTAAAATAGTAAGTGATGTAAATATTGTACCAGTTTCGCATGAATTTATAGATATTCAGGGCTTGGAATTTGAAAGAGGACGTTTTTATAATGAGTCTGAATCTAGTTCAGGAGCTAAAGTCATTGTGTTAGGAAAGGATATAGCGACTAATTTATTTGACGATTTGGACCCAATAGGTAAAGAAGTGCGCTTGTATGGACAACGTTTTAAAGTTATTGGGGTTTTGAAGAAAATAGGGGCTAGTATTTTTGGGCAGAGTAATGATACGGCCGTTTTTATTCCTGTTAATTTTGTGCGACAAAGTTTTGGTGATAACAATACATCTTTGACCAATGTAATTATTTTTAAACCGGTTGATGGAGTAGATATGGAAGCTTATAAGGCCGAAATTTCGCAAAAATTAAGAGCTTATCGCGGAATAAAAGCAGGTGAAATTGATGATTTTTTCATTAATGTTTTTTCTGGTTTTACTGATTTTATTGATGGAATTATAGGAAGTATGAAAATAGGAGGTTGGGTGATTAGTGGATTTTCGCTGTTAGTAGGTGGTTTCGGGATTGCAAATATCATGTTTGTTTCAGTTAAAGAACGCACGCACTTAATAGGAATCCAAAAATCATTAGGGGCTAAAAACCGATTTATTTTGTTTCAGTTTCTATTCGAAGCTATTATTTTATCAGTGATTGGTGGTTTAATTGGCTTGTTATTAGTCTGGGGAATCGCTGTTGGTTTAACCAAAGCCTTAGATTTCGAATTTGTACTTGGCTTAGATAACATTCTTCTAGGAACCGGATTAGCGGGGATTATCGGTCTGATTTCTGGGATTTTGCCTGCGATTTCTGCTTCGCGATTGGATCCTGTTGAGGCTATTAGAACTGGGATGTAA
- the purH gene encoding bifunctional phosphoribosylaminoimidazolecarboxamide formyltransferase/IMP cyclohydrolase, with amino-acid sequence MSTSKTIQSALISVFSKEGLEPIVKLLHSQNVTLYSTGGTEEFIKNLGIPVVAVEDITAFPEILGGRVKTLHPKIFGGILNRQDNESDVAQMKQHDIPQIDLVIVDLYPFEKTVASGASEQDIIEKIDIGGISLIRAAAKNFKDTVIVPSMNEYALFLDMITKQNGATTLEDRKLLATKAFHVSSHYDGAIFGYFNTDETIYKASIDNGQVLRYGENPHQKGFFFGDFDAMFKKLHGKELSYNNLLDVDAAVNLIGEFKNDGPTFAILKHNNACGLASRNTICEAYLAALACDPTSAFGGVLISNTTIDVATAKEINQLFCEVVIAPAYEDEAVTILQEKKNRIILVQNDVELPQRQVRTCLNGLLIQDRNNITDNKNDLTTVTITSPTEQEIEDLIFASKICKNTKSNTIVFAKNGTLISSGTGQTSRVDALQQAVEKAKHFGFDLTGASMASDAFFPFPDCVALAKVAGITAVIQPGGSIKDQLSIDYCNENNLAMVFTGTRHFKH; translated from the coding sequence ATGAGCACATCTAAAACAATTCAATCTGCATTAATTTCGGTTTTTTCGAAAGAAGGTCTTGAGCCTATTGTTAAATTATTACACAGCCAAAATGTTACACTTTATTCAACTGGAGGAACTGAGGAATTTATCAAAAATCTAGGCATACCTGTTGTTGCTGTTGAAGATATTACTGCTTTTCCTGAAATTTTAGGAGGTCGTGTTAAAACACTACATCCAAAAATCTTTGGAGGAATATTAAATCGTCAAGACAACGAAAGTGATGTTGCACAAATGAAACAACATGATATTCCACAGATTGACTTAGTTATTGTAGATTTATATCCATTTGAAAAAACAGTAGCTTCTGGAGCTAGTGAACAAGATATTATTGAAAAAATTGACATTGGAGGAATTTCATTGATTCGTGCTGCTGCAAAAAATTTCAAAGACACTGTAATTGTTCCATCGATGAACGAATATGCTTTGTTCTTAGATATGATTACAAAACAAAACGGAGCAACAACTCTTGAAGATAGAAAATTATTAGCTACTAAAGCTTTCCACGTATCATCACACTATGACGGAGCTATCTTTGGTTACTTCAACACAGATGAAACAATCTACAAAGCAAGCATCGACAATGGTCAAGTATTACGTTACGGAGAAAACCCACATCAAAAAGGATTTTTCTTCGGTGATTTTGATGCCATGTTCAAAAAATTACACGGAAAAGAATTATCATACAACAACTTATTAGATGTAGATGCTGCAGTGAATTTGATTGGAGAATTCAAAAACGACGGACCTACATTTGCTATCTTGAAGCACAACAACGCTTGTGGATTAGCTTCAAGAAACACTATTTGCGAAGCGTATTTAGCTGCTTTAGCTTGTGATCCAACATCTGCTTTTGGTGGAGTACTAATTTCAAATACCACAATTGATGTTGCTACTGCTAAAGAAATCAACCAATTATTCTGCGAGGTTGTAATTGCTCCAGCTTATGAGGATGAAGCTGTGACTATTTTACAAGAAAAGAAAAACAGAATTATTTTAGTTCAAAACGATGTTGAATTACCACAAAGACAAGTTCGTACTTGTTTAAACGGACTTTTAATTCAAGATAGAAACAACATCACTGACAATAAAAACGATTTAACTACCGTTACCATTACAAGTCCAACTGAACAAGAAATCGAAGATTTGATTTTTGCATCTAAAATTTGTAAAAACACAAAATCTAACACAATTGTTTTTGCTAAAAATGGAACTTTAATATCTTCTGGAACAGGTCAAACATCAAGAGTAGATGCTTTACAACAAGCAGTTGAAAAAGCAAAACACTTTGGATTTGATTTAACAGGAGCTTCAATGGCAAGCGATGCTTTCTTCCCTTTCCCTGATTGTGTTGCTCTTGCAAAAGTAGCTGGAATTACAGCAGTAATCCAACCGGGAGGTTCTATTAAAGACCAATTAAGTATTGACTATTGTAACGAAAATAATTTGGCAATGGTATTTACAGGAACACGTCATTTCAAACATTAA
- a CDS encoding rod shape-determining protein yields the protein MGFFDFMTEDIAIDLGTANTLIIHNDKVVIDSPSIVARDRISGKIIAVGKEANLMQGKTHENIKTIRPLKDGVIADFDASEKMISMFIKSIPALKKKMFTPALRMVVCIPSGITEVEMRAVKESCERVNGKEVYLIHEPMAAAIGIGIDIMQPKGNMIVDIGGGTTEIAVIALGGIVCDKSVKIAGDVFTNDIVYYMRTQHNLFVGESTAEKIKIQIGAAIEDLETPPEDMSVQGRDLLTGKPKQVDVSYREIAKALDKSIQRIEDAVMETLSQTPPELAADIYNTGIYLAGGGSMLRGLDKRISQKTDLPVYIAEDPLRAVVRGTGMALKNIGKFKSILIK from the coding sequence ATGGGATTTTTTGATTTCATGACCGAGGATATTGCAATTGACCTTGGTACCGCTAATACGCTAATCATACATAATGATAAAGTAGTCATTGACAGCCCGTCAATCGTTGCTAGAGATAGAATTTCTGGTAAAATTATAGCTGTTGGTAAAGAAGCCAATTTGATGCAAGGTAAAACGCATGAAAACATAAAAACCATTAGACCACTTAAAGATGGTGTAATTGCAGATTTTGATGCCTCTGAAAAAATGATTAGTATGTTTATCAAAAGCATACCAGCATTAAAAAAGAAAATGTTTACTCCAGCTTTACGAATGGTGGTTTGTATTCCATCTGGAATTACTGAAGTAGAGATGAGAGCTGTAAAAGAATCTTGTGAACGCGTAAACGGAAAAGAAGTTTATTTGATTCACGAACCAATGGCAGCAGCAATCGGTATTGGAATTGACATCATGCAACCAAAAGGAAACATGATTGTTGATATCGGAGGAGGTACTACTGAAATTGCTGTAATTGCATTAGGCGGAATTGTTTGCGATAAATCCGTAAAAATTGCTGGAGACGTTTTTACAAATGATATCGTTTATTACATGCGTACACAACACAACTTATTTGTGGGTGAAAGTACTGCTGAAAAAATAAAAATTCAAATTGGAGCAGCTATCGAAGATTTAGAAACTCCTCCAGAAGATATGTCTGTACAAGGTAGAGACTTATTAACGGGTAAACCTAAACAAGTAGATGTTTCCTATAGAGAAATCGCTAAAGCCTTAGACAAATCAATTCAACGAATTGAAGACGCTGTAATGGAAACCTTGTCTCAAACCCCACCAGAATTAGCTGCCGACATCTACAATACAGGTATTTACCTAGCAGGTGGAGGTTCTATGCTTAGAGGTTTAGACAAGCGTATTTCACAAAAAACAGATTTACCTGTTTATATCGCAGAAGATCCATTAAGAGCCGTTGTTAGAGGTACTGGAATGGCACTTAAAAATATTGGTAAATTTAAAAGCATCTTAATTAAATAA
- the mreC gene encoding rod shape-determining protein MreC, whose product MQQIFNFIFKNSNKLLFLLLLSLSLLLTIQSHSYHKSRVISSANFLTGGVYEEINNITEYLNLKSENEALALENARLKSIIFNTKDTTKVPIPQNLKGTAPDDIIVSKVIHNSYNRHENFLTLNSGAKDGVKTDMGVINSLGIVGIIDKTSPKYSTVISILNTKSQINAKIKKSNHFGSLVWNGKNTGFVQLIDVPRLANVRKGDTIVTGGQSVIFPENINIGTVDKVYKEEETNYYVLNIKLFNDMTNLGHVYIIKSKDRDEVNNLEKETLKDE is encoded by the coding sequence ATGCAGCAAATATTTAATTTTATATTCAAAAACAGTAACAAGTTACTGTTTTTGCTGTTATTAAGCCTTTCGCTTTTGCTCACCATACAGTCTCATTCTTATCACAAAAGCAGAGTTATCAGCTCTGCCAATTTTTTAACAGGTGGTGTTTACGAAGAAATCAACAACATAACCGAATATCTAAACCTAAAGTCTGAAAATGAAGCTCTAGCACTTGAAAACGCCAGACTTAAAAGCATCATTTTCAACACTAAGGACACCACTAAAGTACCAATTCCTCAAAACCTAAAAGGAACAGCACCAGATGACATCATTGTTTCTAAAGTAATCCACAACTCCTATAACCGACACGAAAACTTCCTAACACTTAATTCAGGTGCCAAAGATGGTGTAAAAACAGATATGGGTGTGATTAATAGTTTAGGGATTGTTGGTATTATTGACAAGACATCTCCTAAATATTCAACTGTAATTAGTATCTTAAATACCAAATCACAAATCAATGCTAAAATAAAGAAATCCAATCATTTTGGCTCTTTAGTATGGAACGGAAAAAACACGGGCTTTGTGCAACTTATCGATGTTCCTCGATTAGCTAATGTTAGAAAAGGTGATACCATTGTCACAGGTGGCCAATCTGTTATTTTCCCTGAAAATATCAATATTGGAACCGTTGACAAAGTATACAAAGAAGAAGAAACCAATTATTATGTTTTAAATATTAAGCTATTTAATGACATGACTAATTTAGGACATGTATACATCATTAAGAGTAAAGATAGAGATGAAGTTAATAATTTAGAAAAAGAAACCTTAAAAGATGAATAG
- a CDS encoding rod shape-determining protein MreD: MNSTLLLNILRFILLLTVQIVIFNNMTFLGFILPLPYMLFLILYPVNSNRAGLLVSSFLLGLMMDLFSNSGGIHATACVVLAYYRPYIFKFAFGVSYEYQTIKLNESLTPERFTFILLAVVLHHFTLFILEAFQVSFILDILLRTLLSTVFTIISCIIIIYLIKPNKR, translated from the coding sequence ATGAATAGCACTTTGTTACTCAATATACTACGGTTTATTTTATTATTAACTGTACAAATTGTCATATTTAACAACATGACATTTTTAGGCTTTATATTGCCATTACCCTATATGCTATTCCTTATTTTATATCCTGTAAACTCAAACAGAGCTGGTTTACTAGTAAGTAGCTTTCTTTTAGGCTTAATGATGGATTTATTTTCAAACTCGGGTGGTATTCATGCAACAGCCTGTGTAGTTTTAGCTTATTATCGCCCTTATATTTTTAAATTTGCCTTTGGTGTTAGTTACGAATACCAAACGATAAAATTAAATGAATCTTTAACTCCTGAAAGGTTTACCTTTATATTACTAGCTGTGGTATTGCATCATTTTACCCTATTTATCTTAGAAGCCTTTCAAGTAAGTTTCATTTTAGACATTTTACTCAGAACATTATTGAGTACCGTATTTACAATTATTAGCTGCATTATAATAATTTACCTTATTAAGCCAAACAAACGATGA